In Exiguobacterium acetylicum, the genomic stretch CGACCGGTGTCTTTTTGATTCGTTTTCTCGTCTCAACGTTCGTCGGACCGTGGATCGACCGGTTCGTCAGTGCATCGTTGTATCAAACATCATTACTCATTCGCTTGCTGGCGCTTGGGATCACGTTAGCGGGAATCGGACTGACGGACATCGTCTTGCCATGGTTACTCGGCTTACTCGTCGTGCAGACGATTCTGCAAATCATTGGTGGCAATGCCGTCTTCACATGGGTCGTTGATTTAGTCGAAGATGACCAATTGCCGCAAGCGAATGCGTATCTTGCTACGATTGAGCGGATCGGTACGCTGAGCGGATTTTTACTCGGTGGGATGATGATCGCCCATTTCTCGATCGCGAGCATCTTATGGCTTGATCTTGGTCTACATCTCGTCTCCTGGTTACTCGTTCGACATATGTCAGGGCAAGTTGCAGAAGGTGTACGTCAAGGGTCGTACCGCGAAGCGTTGCTCGAAGGGATTGGTCACGTCGTGCGTGACGGTCGCTTAAAATGGATCCTTGGTTGTGCAATCCTTGCAAACTGGATGATCACACCGATGAATACCTTACTTGCGCCATATGCCAAGGATGTCTTGTTGGGAAATGCCCAGACATTTTCTGCACTCGAGCTGGCGACGGTGATCGGGGGAATCGCGATGTCGCTCCTTTACGGAAAATGGGTCGCCTCCGTACGACAGGATAAGCTGTTTCGTTTTGCCGTCGTCTTGCAAGGTCTCGCGATTGCGATCGTCGCCTATGTCTCATCCGTCCCAGTGGCTGTTGGTGGTTTCGTCTTGCTCGGGATGGCGCTGACGTTATTCGGGATTCCATTTGCGACTTTGTTGCAGCGCTCGACGCCTGCGCATTTGCTCGGCCGGGTCCGGACGGCGATGGTCGCAGCATCAACGGCGTGTTCCGCGCTCTGTTACGGTCTGTCGTCGTACTTGACGTCGTTCTTCAGTATCTCATTCGTTTTCCTGTTCTTTGCCTTAAGTGGACTTGTGATGACCAGTATCTGGTTGCTCCTTCATCGTACCGTTTCCTTTGCTGAAGAACGACAGGACAAGGTCGGATGAAATATCCGCCTTGAGGTGGAGGTAAGCGGTTTCGCACTCTTATACACTAGAGATAGAAATGAACGATGAGGAGTGGAGTCGATGGAGAGTTTATGGGTCACAGCGTTATTGTTTTTGATTCCGATCAGTGGGATGACGGTCTTTTTGAATGTACTATGGCGTCGAATGGCAACGGAAGGCGTTTCGGAGTAAGGATGAACAAATAGAACGCGTCTGCTCACCGATGTTAGATCGGACAGCGGACGTTTTTTATTGAGGCATAAATGGTCGTAGAAGAATGACCTCAGATTCGTTAAATCAATACTTCCTGTGTAAACTGAAGTAGCAAGCGGTTTTATGATGTTGAGATTGAATATAAGGGGGAAGCATCAACATGAAAGCAATCATTACAGGTATGAACGGTACGGTAGCACCCGTCGTTGCGGATGTCTTAGCAAAGCACGACATCGAGACAGTTGCCTGGGACCGAACGAAAGTCTCGACGACTGACGAATCGGCGATGCGCACGTTTTTAGAAACGGAACGACCAGATTATTTCTTACATATCGGGATGGGGTCCGTCAGTTGGACGGAAGCGCTCGTCCGCTTGTGCCAAGAATATGCGATTCCGTTCTTCTTCACGAGTACGGTGTCTGTCTTCTCAGACGACGTGCCGGCACCAATCGACAAGGACGCTGTTCCAGACGCAACCGACGAGTATGGTGCCTATAAGATTGCTTGCGAACAAGCGATTCAAGCACTCGATCCACAAGCGAAGATCGTCCGGATCGGCTGGCAAATCGGGACGGAAGCTGGTTCGAACAACATGGTCGATTTCTTTACGAACGAGATGAAACAGCACGGCGTCATTCGAGCGAGTCAAAACTGGTATCCGTCGAGTTCGGTGCTTGAAGATACGGCAGAAGCGCTCGTTACGATTTTACTTGAACAGGAAGCAGGTCTCTATCAGTTGAACGGCAACGAGCGTTATTCGATGTACGACTTAGCGCGTGCCTT encodes the following:
- a CDS encoding MFS transporter, whose product is MSRAFRFMYVSDLLSTIGTSFVYIAIYWVSAEQISASGVALLATGVFLIRFLVSTFVGPWIDRFVSASLYQTSLLIRLLALGITLAGIGLTDIVLPWLLGLLVVQTILQIIGGNAVFTWVVDLVEDDQLPQANAYLATIERIGTLSGFLLGGMMIAHFSIASILWLDLGLHLVSWLLVRHMSGQVAEGVRQGSYREALLEGIGHVVRDGRLKWILGCAILANWMITPMNTLLAPYAKDVLLGNAQTFSALELATVIGGIAMSLLYGKWVASVRQDKLFRFAVVLQGLAIAIVAYVSSVPVAVGGFVLLGMALTLFGIPFATLLQRSTPAHLLGRVRTAMVAASTACSALCYGLSSYLTSFFSISFVFLFFALSGLVMTSIWLLLHRTVSFAEERQDKVG
- a CDS encoding sugar nucleotide-binding protein produces the protein MKAIITGMNGTVAPVVADVLAKHDIETVAWDRTKVSTTDESAMRTFLETERPDYFLHIGMGSVSWTEALVRLCQEYAIPFFFTSTVSVFSDDVPAPIDKDAVPDATDEYGAYKIACEQAIQALDPQAKIVRIGWQIGTEAGSNNMVDFFTNEMKQHGVIRASQNWYPSSSVLEDTAEALVTILLEQEAGLYQLNGNERYSMYDLARALNTLHAKNWTIEPVDEPRRDNRMATDIVLVRPLSERLPL